One window of the Rosa rugosa chromosome 3, drRosRugo1.1, whole genome shotgun sequence genome contains the following:
- the LOC133739636 gene encoding uncharacterized protein LOC133739636 → MACSFSLPSTGLHKFGLSPQSRVSHTKYGVFTLRSSPGLLRVRAVQENGGSRRLVDIIRTVPELSRNYFRSPSRRALFGGISLLGGFYVAQTISLSFGALGVNDVIAAVVCVLLTEYVTKFYYSRPKVTFPVALLNNFKMGFTYGLFIDAFKLAS, encoded by the coding sequence ATGGCTTGTTCGTTTAGTTTGCCATCAACAGGCCTCCATAAATTTGGATTGAGTCCTCAAAGCAGAGTTTCGCACACGAAATATGGAGTTTTCACTTTGAGATCCTCACCTGGGCTTCTTCGTGTCCGGGCCGTGCAAGAGAATGGAGGGTCCCGCAGACTAGTTGATATAATCAGAACTGTGCCAGAGCTCTCGAGGAACTACTTTCGAAGTCCATCTCGTAGGGCTCTCTTTGGGGGAATATCTTTGTTGGGTGGGTTTTACGTTGCACAAACAATATCTCTGTCATTTGGAGCTTTAGGAGTCAATGATGTTATTGCTGCAGTTGTGTGTGTTCTCCTGACAGAATATGTAACCAAATTTTATTACAGCAGACCAAAAGTAACATTCCCTGTTGCTCTTctcaacaatttcaaaatgGGATTCACTTATGGTCTGTTCATAGATGCTTTTAAGCTTGCCAGTTAG
- the LOC133738801 gene encoding sugar transport protein 10-like, whose product MAGGTFNIEGGGKNYEGRMITLFVIFTCVVAASGGLLFGYDIGISGGVTSMDPFLSKFFPSVEKKMKNSGDDGNMYCKFESQILTLFTSSLYIAALVASFFASVVTRKYGRKISMFFAGCVFLLGAILNGVANSIVLLILGRLSLGVGVGFANQAVPVYLSEMAPAKFRGALNIGFTIACTIGILVANLVNYGTSKIKSGQGWRVSLALAGVPALMMIIGSLFLPDTPNSILARGHPKEAKKVLQKVRGTENVDEEFQDLIQASEAAKKVEHPWTNITQPRYRPQLVICCLIPLFQQLTGINVIMFYAPVLFKTLGMGDDASLISAVITGSVNVVSTIVSIVTVDRLGRRVLFLEGGVQMVVCQIAVAILVWMEFSVSGVGSLTKGEANFLVFLICMYVAGFAWSWGPLGWLVPSEICPLEIRSAGQAINVSINMLFTFVIGQAFLTMLCSMKFGLFFFFAGFVIIMTIFVAFFIPETKNVPIEEINTVWKAHWFWGKYIPDDAIIDGTHNKGKVDLQEM is encoded by the exons ATGGCAGGGGGTACGTTTAACATTGAGGGTGGGGGTAAAAATTATGAAGGAAGGATGATCACTCTCTTTGTGATCTTCACCTGTGTAGTGGCAGCCTCCGGCGGTCTCCTCTTCGGATATGATATCGGAATCTCAGGAGGAGTGACTTCCATGGACCCATTCTTAAGCAAGTTCTTCCCATCCGtcgagaagaagatgaagaattcCGGTGATGATGGAAACATGTATTGCAAATTCGAAAGCCAGATCCTTACATTGTTCACCTCTTCACTCTACATTGCAGCGTTGGTAGCTTCCTTCTTTGCTTCAGTTGTAACCAGGAAATATGGTCGGAAAATCTCCATGTTTTTTGCAGGCTGTGTTTTCCTTCTAGGTGCTATCTTAAATGGTGTTGCCAATAGCATTGTGCTTCTAATCCTCGGTCGTTTGTCTCTTGGTGTAGGTGTTGGATTCGCTAATCAG GCTGTCCCTGTTTATTTATCGGAGATGGCTCCAGCAAAGTTTAGAGGAGCACTTAACATTGGCTTCACAATAGCTTGCACCATTGGTATTCTAGTGGCCAATCTTGTTAACTATGGCACATCAAAGATAAAGAGTGGACAAGGGTGGAGAGTTTCTCTAGCTCTTGCAGGCGTCCCGGCATTAATGATGATTATAGGCTCACTCTTTTTACCCGATACTCCAAATTCCATTCTAGCGAGAGGTCACCCAAAGGAGGCCAAGAAAGTGTTACAAAAAGTTCGTGGCACTGAAAATGTCGACGAAGAGTTCCAAGACCTTATTCAAGCAAGTGAGGCTGCAAAGAAAGTGGAGCACCCATGGACAAACATCACTCAACCGAGATATAGGCCTCAGCTTGTTATTTGCTGTCTCATTCCATTATTCCAACAGCTTACCGGCATCAATGTGATCATGTTCTATGCACCAGTTCTTTTCAAAACTTTGGGTATGGGAGATGATGCTTCCCTCATCTCTGCAGTCATCACCGGTTCTGTTAATGTCGTATCTACCATCGTGTCAATTGTCACAGTCGATAGGCTTGGAAGAAGGGTGTTGTTCCTTGAAGGCGGAGTGCAAATGGTCGTGTGCCAGATTGCAGTTGCAATCCTGGTATGGATGGAGTTCAGTGTGAGCGGAGTAGGATCACTGACAAAAGGCGAAGCTAATTTCCTCGTGTTCTTGATTTGTATGTATGTTGCGGGCTTTGCATGGTCTTGGGGTCCGTTGGGGTGGTTGGTGCCTAGTGAGATTTGTCCTTTAGAGATCCGATCTGCTGGGCAAGCCATCAATGTGTCGATTAACATGTTATTCACTTTTGTCATTGGGCAAGCTTTCCTAACCATGCTTTGCTCTATGAAGTTTGGgttgttcttcttctttgctgGCTTTGTAATTATTATGACCATATTTGTCGCCTTCTTCATACCCGAAACAAAGAATGTCCCCATCGAAGAGATTAACACGGTGTGGAAAGCACACTGGTTTTGGGGCAAGTACATCCCAGATGATGCTATCATTGATGGTACACACAACAAAGGCAAAGTTGATTTACAGGAGATGTAA